The Thermotoga sp. SG1 genome includes a window with the following:
- a CDS encoding 2-oxoacid:acceptor oxidoreductase family protein: MTEPVSIRIAGISGQGNILAGLILSKALVYEGKWVVQTQSYTAQVRGDVSYCDVLFDDNPIDYPEAEYFDVLCVMHQKAMDELHRSLKVNGVLILDQTLVKNVPDFVKRITRKILFVPATEKAISNFKTPLVSNMIMVGVLAKVCNIVKLESLKRSLKDYVKRPLWEMNLKALEMGYNMFDKQFKIKTERVWKRLAAGFE; this comes from the coding sequence AGGGAAACATCCTCGCTGGTTTGATTCTCTCAAAGGCCCTCGTTTATGAAGGAAAGTGGGTTGTTCAGACGCAGTCCTACACCGCTCAGGTGAGAGGTGACGTGAGTTACTGTGACGTGCTGTTCGACGACAATCCCATAGATTACCCGGAGGCCGAGTACTTCGATGTTCTGTGCGTGATGCACCAGAAGGCGATGGACGAACTTCATCGCTCGCTCAAGGTGAACGGGGTACTGATTCTGGATCAAACGTTGGTGAAGAACGTTCCCGATTTTGTGAAGCGAATCACCCGAAAGATACTGTTTGTTCCTGCAACAGAGAAAGCCATATCGAATTTCAAAACCCCTCTGGTTTCCAACATGATAATGGTGGGAGTCCTTGCGAAGGTTTGCAACATAGTGAAACTGGAATCTCTGAAAAGATCTTTGAAAGACTATGTGAAGAGACCCCTTTGGGAGATGAATTTGAAAGCCCTGGAGATGGGCTACAACATGTTCGACAAGCAGTTCAAGATAAAGACAGAGAGGGTGTGGAAGAGACTTGCGGCGGGATTCGAATAA
- a CDS encoding diacylglycerol kinase family protein: MRRDSNNILKSFRNAFEGIESALKLERNLKIHFLIGIAVAVFSLFLPLSEKDLLWVYFAIFSVIGAELLNTVIEKFLDLFFEDYSESVKLVKDIAAGVVLWYSLFSVVVGILILGRALFSWSPSFVKLFVSGVLIFFPLFSAVARRYRNVGKNDKSSGGR, translated from the coding sequence TTGCGGCGGGATTCGAATAATATCCTGAAGTCCTTCAGAAATGCCTTCGAAGGTATAGAGAGTGCCTTAAAACTTGAGAGGAATCTCAAGATACATTTCCTCATAGGAATCGCTGTGGCTGTTTTTTCTCTTTTTTTGCCCTTGAGTGAGAAAGACCTGCTGTGGGTGTATTTTGCTATCTTTTCGGTCATAGGTGCAGAACTTCTGAACACGGTTATCGAGAAGTTTCTCGATCTGTTCTTCGAGGACTACAGTGAATCTGTGAAACTGGTGAAGGATATAGCGGCCGGTGTCGTTCTCTGGTACTCTTTGTTCTCCGTGGTCGTGGGAATTCTGATACTGGGAAGGGCTCTTTTTTCGTGGTCTCCATCCTTTGTGAAGTTATTTGTCTCTGGAGTTCTGATATTCTTCCCATTGTTCTCTGCTGTTGCGAGGAGGTATAGGAATGTCGGAAAAAACGATAAGAGTTCTGGTGGTAGATGA